One region of Persicobacter psychrovividus genomic DNA includes:
- a CDS encoding DUF4038 domain-containing protein has product MKKVSLVFIFLMIFSAGFAQIKPAKDQPYLVDHQGKPFFWLGDTAWELIHRLDKKEIEAYFKKRSAQGYNVIQTVALAELNGLTVPNRNGELPLIDQDPAKPNEAYFKWVDWVVQCAQRHDLQIALLPTWGDKIKLVWGPGPVVFNPENAYAYGKFIGERYKDQPNIIYVLGGDRNMETPEELATVNAMAKGIQEHDNGQHMMTYHPRGGYAASMIVKDAKWLDLDMLQTGHWRKRYPTDSLIAEVRQPNRPLLDGEPCYEDHPIQWKPEIGFFHALDIRQSAYRSVFAGACGHTYGHHGIWQMWQKGRESISSVEVDWKHGLKAKGGGQMKYLKKLMEQTHWYELKPDHLMTASGDSLQTLGSDQYLLIYQEQAKDFSANIEAKPSSISIFDPETGNSKRLQNHLQSNHIKVNFPKKYLNRDAVIVINLDTNSL; this is encoded by the coding sequence ATGAAAAAGGTTAGTTTAGTATTTATTTTTTTGATGATCTTTTCAGCAGGTTTTGCACAAATAAAACCTGCTAAAGATCAACCTTATCTTGTAGATCATCAGGGCAAACCGTTCTTTTGGCTCGGCGACACTGCTTGGGAATTGATCCACCGACTGGATAAAAAAGAGATTGAAGCCTACTTTAAGAAACGTTCTGCTCAAGGATATAATGTCATTCAGACCGTCGCTTTGGCCGAGCTTAACGGCCTGACGGTCCCTAACCGAAATGGGGAGCTCCCACTGATTGATCAAGATCCGGCAAAACCCAATGAGGCCTACTTTAAGTGGGTCGATTGGGTCGTTCAGTGTGCGCAGCGTCACGACCTTCAAATTGCACTTTTGCCTACTTGGGGCGATAAAATTAAATTGGTTTGGGGGCCGGGGCCAGTCGTTTTCAATCCTGAAAATGCCTATGCTTATGGCAAATTCATTGGAGAGCGATACAAGGACCAGCCTAATATTATTTATGTATTGGGAGGTGATCGAAATATGGAAACACCCGAAGAGTTGGCTACCGTCAATGCGATGGCTAAAGGAATTCAGGAGCACGATAACGGCCAACACATGATGACCTATCACCCACGCGGGGGATATGCCGCTTCGATGATCGTCAAAGACGCCAAATGGCTGGATTTGGACATGCTCCAAACGGGCCACTGGCGAAAAAGATACCCGACCGATAGCCTGATTGCTGAGGTCAGACAACCCAATCGTCCACTATTGGACGGCGAACCTTGCTACGAGGATCACCCGATTCAGTGGAAACCAGAAATTGGCTTTTTCCATGCTTTGGACATTCGTCAGTCGGCTTACCGTTCGGTATTTGCAGGCGCATGTGGACATACCTATGGGCACCATGGTATTTGGCAAATGTGGCAAAAAGGCCGTGAATCGATATCGTCTGTTGAAGTAGATTGGAAGCACGGGCTCAAAGCAAAAGGAGGAGGGCAGATGAAGTACCTCAAAAAGCTGATGGAACAAACACATTGGTATGAGCTCAAACCTGACCATTTAATGACTGCTTCCGGTGATAGTCTTCAAACCTTAGGATCTGATCAATACCTTTTAATTTATCAGGAACAAGCAAAGGATTTTTCTGCAAATATAGAGGCTAAACCTTCGAGCATCAGCATCTTTGATCCTGAAACGGGCAACAGCAAGCGACTTCAAAATCATTTACAGTCTAATCATATTAAAGTCAATTTCCCTAAGAAATACTTGAATAGAGATGCGGTGATTGTTATCAATTTGGATACTAACAGTTTATAG
- a CDS encoding glycoside hydrolase family 36 protein, translated as MKKLNLLLLLLLTYSLGYSQPISLIKNWSMKVENPHFKSTLRWEKKGDLVIARVHLKSAQPEQLPAVKISFETPSVDVYSVFNDSPFSGGSNYHITQYNRFGSTMPLISMLNKAQQNRLTYMLSEQLETSVIKVNLDEEGAVFRHQLKINTDKPPIQKVKEFTFSIYFNATEKRYEQAIAEALDVVKVEGNTPSAYIPKGAWAPLYSTWYSYHHFLEEKELLTECKKARKMGMKTIIIDDGWMTMNDSLNFSGIGDYQPLRLPKMKHLVHSIQKLDMKVMLWMSTSMLGQDSEVAKKFHGKYIRFKKGSNTFIIDPRYPEVRNYIINTATRLMKDYGLDGLKLDFLAQMYPDADTEMTKANGRDYASINEATEVMIAEIYAKLRAINPEVLIEFRQPYINVLTQQYANMFRAIDNANMEVENRVYTAKIKLLAPKLPVHADMILWHHDDTAESLALQFINTAFAVPQVSVKVKDMNKEQREAVNYWLNFYTQNEDVLMRGNFFADDPAEHFTQLTAVKDGQQVSAVYTNNLVELKENDVKKLTLIDGSHQGNIAVKFNRPSTINYKVFDCKGKLIEQQKEVQVNGFHGFEIPFSGVIEINIEQGV; from the coding sequence ATGAAAAAATTAAACCTTTTACTTCTATTATTACTCACTTACAGTTTAGGATATAGTCAGCCGATTTCCTTGATCAAAAACTGGTCGATGAAAGTGGAGAACCCACATTTCAAATCGACCCTTAGATGGGAGAAAAAAGGTGATTTGGTCATTGCGCGTGTGCACCTGAAATCGGCTCAGCCAGAGCAGCTGCCGGCCGTAAAAATCAGCTTCGAGACTCCTTCGGTGGATGTCTATTCGGTGTTCAATGACTCTCCTTTCAGCGGAGGATCAAATTATCACATCACCCAATACAACCGATTTGGTAGCACGATGCCTTTAATCAGTATGTTGAATAAGGCTCAACAAAACCGTCTGACTTATATGCTGTCTGAGCAATTGGAAACATCCGTAATCAAGGTCAATCTTGATGAGGAAGGAGCGGTATTCAGACATCAACTGAAGATTAATACGGACAAGCCACCTATCCAAAAAGTAAAGGAGTTTACATTCAGTATATATTTCAATGCAACCGAAAAAAGATATGAACAGGCAATTGCTGAAGCATTAGATGTTGTTAAGGTAGAAGGAAATACACCTTCAGCATACATTCCTAAAGGAGCTTGGGCACCCCTCTATTCAACATGGTACAGCTATCACCATTTCCTTGAAGAAAAAGAATTGCTGACTGAATGTAAAAAAGCCAGAAAAATGGGCATGAAAACGATCATTATTGATGATGGTTGGATGACGATGAACGACAGTTTGAATTTTTCTGGTATCGGAGATTATCAGCCTTTGCGTCTGCCAAAAATGAAACATTTGGTCCATTCGATTCAGAAATTGGACATGAAAGTGATGCTCTGGATGTCCACTTCGATGTTGGGGCAGGATTCTGAAGTAGCCAAAAAATTCCACGGCAAATATATCCGATTCAAAAAGGGATCAAACACCTTTATCATTGATCCTCGATATCCTGAAGTTAGAAATTACATCATCAATACTGCTACGCGTTTGATGAAAGATTACGGCTTGGATGGTCTTAAACTTGACTTTTTGGCGCAGATGTATCCAGATGCGGATACGGAAATGACCAAAGCCAATGGGCGTGATTATGCATCGATCAATGAAGCCACCGAGGTGATGATCGCTGAGATTTATGCCAAATTAAGAGCGATCAATCCAGAGGTGTTGATTGAGTTCCGTCAGCCTTACATCAACGTACTGACACAACAATACGCCAATATGTTCCGCGCGATTGACAATGCCAATATGGAGGTGGAAAACCGTGTGTATACGGCAAAAATCAAATTGCTTGCCCCAAAATTACCTGTGCATGCGGACATGATATTGTGGCACCATGATGATACGGCCGAAAGCCTTGCCCTTCAGTTTATCAATACCGCTTTTGCTGTCCCTCAGGTAAGTGTAAAGGTAAAAGATATGAATAAAGAACAGAGGGAAGCAGTTAACTATTGGTTAAACTTTTATACTCAAAATGAGGATGTTCTGATGCGAGGAAATTTCTTTGCTGATGATCCTGCCGAACATTTCACCCAACTTACCGCCGTTAAAGATGGGCAGCAGGTTTCTGCTGTTTATACCAATAATTTGGTAGAATTGAAGGAGAATGATGTTAAAAAACTTACCTTAATTGATGGCAGTCATCAAGGAAATATAGCTGTGAAATTCAACCGTCCATCTACGATAAATTATAAAGTATTTGATTGTAAAGGGAAGCTTATTGAACAGCAAAAAGAGGTGCAGGTGAATGGCTTCCACGGGTTTGAAATTCCATTCTCAGGAGTGATCGAGATCAATATTGAGCAAGGGGTTTAA
- a CDS encoding beta-galactosidase, whose amino-acid sequence MLLFVNQAIAQNDKQDELLFGVAYYDEYMPTERLDKDIEMMKAAGINFVRIAESTWSTVEPADNVYDFSHIDRVLDAMYKAGIKVIIGTPTYATPPWLVKKYPDIMAISKNGQFQYGARQQMDITNEHYRFHAERVIRKIMEHIKDHPAIIGYQLDNETKHYNTAGPNVQKAFVEYMKKKWPDLNKMNKAFGLDYWSNRINSWEEFPSVNGTINASLRAEFEKFRRGLVTEFLAWQAQIVREYSKPDQFITHNFDFDWRGYSYGLQPSVNHFEASKVMDVAGVDIYHPTQDDLTGMEIAFGGDMTRSIKNGKNYFVIETEAQGFPQWLPYPGQLRLQAFSHLASGASMVGYWHWHSIHNSAETYWKGLLSHDFEPNPTYMEAQTIGKDLKRLNKDLIGLKKDNQVAFLVSNEAQTGYDEFSWVFKTKYNDILRLYYDALYKLNVEVDMIDPSYLDFNKYKMIVVPAFYASSDAVLERLNAYVKQGGHVVYTFGSGVSDENVKVRHSLQPGIINEACGIQYNQFTVPKSVKLTSDKIKFDQATTDVDTWMEMVNAKGAKVLANYNHPVWGKYAAVTTNKYGKGEAMYVACKTTPEATEEILEQAVKSAGLWSDAQSLTFPITVKKGVNRAGKNIHYVFNYSAEQKTIQYPFAAGKELLSGKKVKKNSELKLAPWGVAIVESK is encoded by the coding sequence ATGTTATTGTTTGTAAATCAAGCGATAGCACAAAACGACAAGCAAGATGAATTGCTCTTTGGAGTCGCATATTATGATGAATATATGCCCACTGAGCGTTTGGATAAAGACATCGAGATGATGAAAGCGGCGGGCATTAATTTTGTCCGTATTGCTGAATCTACCTGGAGTACCGTAGAGCCTGCGGACAATGTTTACGATTTCTCGCATATTGACCGTGTCTTGGATGCGATGTATAAAGCCGGAATCAAGGTGATCATTGGAACGCCAACCTATGCGACCCCTCCATGGTTGGTCAAAAAATATCCAGATATCATGGCCATCAGCAAAAATGGGCAATTTCAGTATGGAGCACGCCAGCAGATGGACATCACCAATGAGCATTACCGTTTCCATGCCGAGCGCGTGATCCGTAAAATCATGGAGCACATCAAAGATCATCCTGCGATCATTGGCTACCAATTGGATAATGAAACCAAGCATTACAATACCGCAGGGCCTAATGTTCAGAAGGCTTTTGTGGAGTACATGAAGAAAAAATGGCCTGATCTGAACAAAATGAACAAGGCTTTTGGTTTGGACTACTGGAGTAACCGCATCAATAGCTGGGAAGAATTTCCTTCGGTAAATGGAACGATCAACGCCAGTTTAAGAGCCGAATTTGAGAAGTTCAGACGTGGATTGGTGACGGAATTTTTGGCTTGGCAGGCACAGATTGTTCGTGAATACTCCAAGCCTGATCAATTCATTACGCATAATTTTGACTTCGATTGGAGGGGATATTCTTACGGCCTGCAGCCAAGTGTAAACCACTTTGAAGCATCAAAAGTAATGGATGTTGCTGGTGTCGATATTTATCACCCAACGCAGGATGATTTGACTGGAATGGAAATCGCTTTTGGTGGTGACATGACCCGTTCCATTAAAAATGGCAAGAACTATTTCGTTATTGAAACAGAAGCACAAGGTTTCCCTCAATGGTTACCTTACCCTGGTCAATTGAGATTGCAAGCCTTCAGCCATTTGGCATCAGGCGCAAGCATGGTCGGTTATTGGCATTGGCACTCGATCCATAATTCTGCCGAAACGTATTGGAAAGGCTTGTTGAGCCACGATTTTGAGCCAAATCCTACTTATATGGAGGCGCAAACAATCGGTAAAGATTTGAAGCGTTTGAACAAAGATTTGATTGGTTTGAAAAAAGACAATCAGGTGGCTTTCTTGGTGAGCAATGAAGCGCAAACAGGATACGATGAGTTCAGTTGGGTATTTAAAACCAAATACAATGACATCCTTCGCCTGTATTATGATGCACTTTATAAGTTGAATGTTGAGGTGGATATGATCGACCCTTCCTATTTAGATTTTAATAAATACAAAATGATCGTTGTCCCTGCGTTCTATGCTTCATCCGATGCTGTTTTGGAAAGATTGAATGCTTATGTAAAGCAAGGTGGGCATGTGGTGTATACTTTCGGAAGTGGAGTTAGCGATGAAAATGTGAAGGTTCGCCATAGCTTGCAACCGGGCATCATCAATGAGGCTTGTGGTATTCAGTATAACCAATTCACCGTGCCGAAATCGGTTAAATTGACTTCCGACAAAATCAAATTTGATCAAGCAACTACCGATGTAGATACTTGGATGGAGATGGTCAATGCGAAAGGGGCTAAGGTATTGGCAAATTATAATCACCCAGTTTGGGGGAAATATGCGGCCGTAACGACCAACAAATATGGTAAAGGAGAAGCGATGTATGTGGCTTGTAAAACAACTCCTGAAGCGACGGAAGAAATCCTTGAGCAGGCGGTGAAATCTGCTGGTTTGTGGTCCGATGCGCAGTCCTTGACTTTCCCAATCACGGTGAAAAAAGGAGTGAACAGAGCAGGCAAAAACATCCATTATGTTTTCAACTACTCCGCCGAGCAGAAAACGATCCAATATCCATTTGCTGCGGGTAAAGAGTTGTTGAGCGGTAAAAAAGTGAAGAAAAATAGCGAACTGAAATTGGCCCCTTGGGGTGTAGCGATTGTTGAAAGCAAGTAA
- a CDS encoding M14-type cytosolic carboxypeptidase — translation MIKTISLFFSVLLMGACTPKTARIYDNFVKHSQQPEKAILPDFSYAGYAFGEKAITAPSTDIFDVTDFGAIANDDKSDEAAIKKAIAKAEQNGGGVVYFPAGKYLVNTDLQEQNEYILIQHSNVVLKGEGPEKTTIEIQKRAGAKAITSGIYKFRFEKVSDHDPAFSHANLKLKTDFITKISADITGGSFDVQVANTNHLKVGQWVTLQLPATDDRQVKLFYTQPYDIPTKADEQKTNTHWYQAKMELSERHLIKAIDGNTVTFESPVHIPAVAKHGWELRTFPHLENVGIEGIHIKGNWEGYYPGNHQLLIKKKGFSPLMMSACVNSYIKNCYISNYNMGMRLYNLAACSVVDLKMFGNGHNRGRHNIFLQNSNNVFVGKVQDFQENEDAFTVTHSAIGNVFWYCENEANTALDIHAAYPYANLYDNVKSSFKRKAGAGTNGPMGGYNPQHLGKLVLWNHHYTGSDASVYPFWDKNDFYNARHQFYVMPIVAGMHGNPISFKAEQCEALESTGTVVTPESLYAAQLERRLGKVPAWLEELNQEKWLDESPVKADTKTIITADFDHGSLDYMYEKSPNHFVGRTKHWLKEDSIGNQYYWFYYQMKNVKGKTITTVLEEMKGIYRGMPHLIFTDYTQPVFSYDNEHWDRITDVKYNGETHEFKYTHTFTEDNVWIAYAHPYTYSRKEALIFSLFNNPLVKVDYIAKTKQKRHLQVVTITDPNVDDKGKKVIMVDAMQHAGEDCGGYLAEGLIKYLISNDARAAQIRKKFIFKVIPMMNPDGVFFGTTRYNMSMRDMNASWGEDHSQEVMDNELKEVQALQKYSQDIYAHGHIDMLLDVHSHSQQVQKHTILCPNENTLKEFAVCLSKYWKIKHVGVKSTGRMRAYYYKYGTPSGTIELSQSKLAGENPYLTVEDYQKYGEGVARAVWDYYAEVEKMMK, via the coding sequence ATGATAAAAACAATATCCCTATTTTTTTCTGTGCTGCTTATGGGGGCTTGTACTCCCAAAACAGCAAGAATATATGACAACTTTGTCAAGCATAGCCAACAGCCTGAGAAAGCTATTTTGCCTGATTTTTCTTATGCGGGATATGCATTTGGAGAAAAAGCAATTACGGCACCATCTACTGATATTTTCGATGTTACCGACTTCGGTGCCATCGCCAATGATGACAAATCGGATGAGGCGGCGATCAAAAAAGCCATTGCCAAGGCAGAGCAAAATGGTGGGGGCGTGGTGTATTTTCCTGCCGGAAAATATTTGGTCAATACCGATTTGCAAGAGCAAAATGAATACATCCTGATTCAGCACTCCAATGTGGTATTGAAAGGTGAAGGGCCTGAAAAGACGACCATTGAAATCCAAAAACGTGCGGGTGCGAAGGCAATCACTTCGGGAATTTATAAGTTCCGATTCGAGAAAGTAAGCGATCATGATCCTGCCTTTTCACATGCTAACCTAAAGCTGAAAACAGATTTTATCACCAAAATCAGTGCTGATATTACGGGTGGATCATTCGATGTACAGGTGGCAAACACCAACCACTTGAAAGTGGGACAGTGGGTAACTTTACAGCTTCCTGCAACCGATGACCGTCAGGTGAAATTGTTCTACACTCAGCCGTATGATATTCCAACCAAAGCGGACGAACAAAAAACGAATACCCATTGGTATCAAGCCAAAATGGAGTTGTCCGAGCGTCATTTGATCAAAGCGATTGATGGCAATACGGTTACTTTCGAGTCGCCAGTACATATTCCTGCGGTTGCCAAACACGGTTGGGAGCTTCGTACTTTTCCTCATCTTGAAAATGTGGGTATCGAAGGTATTCACATCAAAGGGAATTGGGAGGGCTACTATCCTGGTAACCACCAATTGTTGATCAAGAAAAAAGGTTTCAGTCCTTTGATGATGTCTGCTTGTGTGAACAGTTATATCAAAAACTGTTACATCAGTAATTATAATATGGGCATGCGTTTGTACAATTTGGCCGCATGTTCAGTAGTAGATTTGAAGATGTTTGGTAACGGTCATAACCGAGGACGTCATAATATTTTCCTACAGAACAGTAACAATGTCTTTGTGGGTAAAGTACAAGATTTCCAAGAGAATGAAGATGCCTTCACCGTTACGCATAGTGCGATCGGTAATGTATTTTGGTATTGCGAGAATGAAGCCAACACGGCTTTGGATATTCACGCCGCCTATCCATATGCCAACTTGTATGACAACGTAAAATCTTCTTTCAAAAGAAAAGCAGGCGCGGGAACGAACGGTCCAATGGGCGGTTATAACCCTCAGCATTTGGGTAAATTGGTGCTTTGGAACCATCATTATACAGGAAGCGATGCTTCGGTTTACCCTTTCTGGGACAAAAATGATTTCTACAATGCCAGGCATCAGTTCTATGTGATGCCGATCGTAGCAGGGATGCACGGTAACCCAATCAGCTTCAAGGCGGAGCAATGTGAAGCACTTGAATCAACGGGTACAGTGGTTACTCCTGAGTCTTTATATGCAGCACAATTGGAGCGCCGACTTGGAAAAGTACCAGCATGGTTGGAAGAATTGAACCAAGAAAAATGGTTGGATGAAAGCCCTGTGAAGGCGGATACCAAGACGATTATTACAGCAGATTTCGATCATGGAAGTTTGGATTATATGTATGAAAAATCTCCTAATCATTTCGTGGGGCGTACCAAGCATTGGTTGAAAGAAGATAGCATCGGTAATCAATATTACTGGTTCTATTATCAGATGAAAAATGTCAAAGGCAAAACCATCACCACCGTTTTGGAGGAGATGAAGGGAATCTATCGTGGCATGCCGCACTTGATCTTTACCGACTATACGCAACCCGTTTTTAGTTATGACAATGAGCATTGGGACCGTATCACAGACGTAAAATATAACGGCGAAACACACGAATTCAAATACACGCATACCTTTACGGAGGACAATGTTTGGATTGCCTATGCACATCCATACACTTACAGCCGTAAGGAGGCATTGATTTTCTCTTTGTTCAACAATCCGTTGGTAAAGGTTGATTATATCGCCAAAACTAAACAAAAACGTCATTTGCAAGTGGTTACCATCACCGATCCTAATGTGGATGATAAAGGTAAAAAGGTGATCATGGTCGATGCGATGCAGCATGCGGGTGAGGATTGTGGCGGATATTTGGCAGAAGGATTGATCAAATACTTGATCTCGAATGACGCTCGCGCGGCACAAATCCGTAAAAAGTTCATCTTCAAAGTGATCCCAATGATGAACCCTGACGGGGTATTCTTCGGAACGACTCGCTATAATATGAGCATGCGTGATATGAATGCTTCTTGGGGTGAAGATCACTCTCAGGAAGTGATGGACAATGAGTTGAAAGAGGTTCAGGCCTTGCAAAAATACAGTCAAGACATCTATGCGCATGGCCATATTGATATGTTGCTTGATGTGCATAGCCATTCTCAACAGGTACAGAAACATACGATTCTCTGCCCGAATGAAAATACATTGAAAGAATTTGCCGTATGTTTGAGTAAATACTGGAAAATCAAACATGTTGGCGTCAAGAGTACTGGGCGTATGCGTGCGTATTACTATAAATATGGGACACCATCAGGAACAATTGAACTTTCACAATCTAAGTTGGCAGGTGAAAATCCTTATTTAACGGTTGAGGATTA